The Coleofasciculus sp. FACHB-1120 region GTTTCATGACATTGGAAATAGATTTTTTCCAGTTCTTCGAGGGAGTGACCGCTATCGGTGAGGAGAGCAAGTTCCGCTTGGATGCTCTGACTGTAAGCGATCGCTTCCTCTAACGTTGGACCATACTTGCGGCAAATCTGCTTCAGGGTGCGGATGCGCTCTTCCACTTCCCCCAGTCGCTGGGGATCGGCCTCTAAAGAAGCACCGTAAGCATTAATTTGCTGTCCGGCTTCCACCACTTGCGCCAGAGCCGTACTCACCATATCCAGAACGGGTTGCAGCGTGGCATCATACGTCACCATATCAGTCAACGTGGCTTCGGCTTGACCCAATAAGTCTGCACCCGCTGACTCCCCGGCATCATTTTGATAAAGAGCTTGATAAACCTGATAACTCAGCTGTTGTAACTCCACCACATGACTTAAGCGCTGGCGTTCTTGTTCGAGCTGTTCTGGTTCATCCGGTTCGCTCAAATTAGCAGCAGTCAATTCTTGGGCTTGATACTGTAGCAAGTCGAGCCGTTGCAAGCGTTGCTGCTCAGACTGACGGCGTTTGTCTAGGCGATCTCGTGCCTGTTGACACTCAAGATTGGCAGCTTGAACGACTGAGCGTTGCTGTAGCACCGGATCGCCACCATAGACATCCAGCAACTCTCTCTGAAGCGCGGGTGCCACGAGTTGCACGGTTTGACCTTGGGCAGTAATTTCTACTAAGCGATCGCGCAGGCGATCCATCAATTGCCGGTTGACAAGAACGCCATTCACGCGAGAGCGGCTGCGGAGGCTTCCTTGCAGACAGGCAATCTCCCGACAACAAACTACGGCTGTATCATCCAGCAGCTCGATCTCTTGTTCGGAGAGCCACTCGGTCACAACTCGGTCAACCTTGAAGGTGGCTTCCACCAAAGCGCGATCGCTACCTGTGCGAATCGACCATTTGCTGACTTTCCCGCCTAAGGCGGCGTCAATCGCATCCAGGATAATCGACTTTCCCGCGCCGGTTTCGCCGGTCAGAACATTCAACCCAGAGCCAAATTCAAGCTCCAGATGGTCAATCAAGGCAAAGTTTTCAATCCGTAGGGACAGGAGCATGGAGCAAAATTCACCTTGAGGGAAGAGGGCAGGCAGTAGCAACCCAGTGAACAATGGCAAGTGCGAAGCATTTGATGCTGTGCGAGTTATTTAAAACAGGTACTGGGCTACCAAACTTAGTTTAGTGTTTAGTTTTAAGTCCCGAAGCTTTTTCAGGGTAGCGGGAAATTGACCGAACTGGCATTGTGCCCAGCCAGAGCCGGCGTACCTTGTCCTGGCGCTTCCCTCACTTATTGTTACAATACTTAACAGAGTTGCTCTGAGTCGGTTCCCAAGCTTATGAATGTAAAAAGAGTCTCCCCTATGTCACATCGGACAGACGCAAGCGATCGCATTCCGACACCTACAATAGATGCGATGAACAAGGCTGCCCAGATAGCATCCGCCGCGCCAGGAGAGCCGGTGATGGTGGAGTATGAGCTGACGCCGACAGCAGAGCAATATCCAGCAGTCGTGGCTGCCAAAACCGCCTATATCCAAGCAGAAGAACTGCGCTACAACCCCGCCGCCATTACCGAGTACTACCGGAGACATCCATTCCAAGTTTGGGGGCGATTGTTCAACATTCTGGCACCGCTACTCCGCTTTGGTTTGGGTTTGTGGTGGGACAAGCAAACAGGTCGAGTTCCCAAAAACGAGCGAAAACGGGCAATTCAACTGCGAAAAATCATTACTAGACTGGGACCTGCTTATATTAAGGTCGGACAAGCGCTTTCAACCCGACCGGACTTAGTTCCGACGACTTATTTAGACGAACTGAGCCACCTGCAAGACCAGCTGCCACCTTTTCCCAATGAATTAGCTTATCGGTTTATTGAGGAAGAATTAGGCGATCGCCCCGAACAAATTTACGCCGAACTCTCCCCCACCCCCGTAGCCGCTGCCTCCTTGGGACAAGTCTACAAAGGCAAACTCAAGACTGGCGAAACCGTTGCTGTGAAGGTGCAGCGTCCGGGCTTAAGAGAAAACATTGCCCTAGATATCTACATCCTGCGTACCCTTGCTGGATGGGCGCAGAGAAATCTCAAGCAGGTGCGGAGCGACCTCGTCTCCATCATGGATGAATTTGGCACCCGCATCTATGAAGAGATGGACTATACCCAAGAGGGTCACAACGCCGAGCGCTTTGCCTCTCTATACGGTCACTTACCAGATATTTATATCCCCAAGATTTACTGGCAATACACCCAGCGTCGCGTCCTGACAATGGAGTGGATTAATGGGACAAAATTGACCCAGCCAGAGGCACTCCGCGCTCAGGGAATTGATGCCGTTCATTTAATCGAGGTAGGCGTTCAGTGTTCGCTGCGGCAATTGCTAGAACATGGCTTTTTCCACGCTGACCCCCATCCAGGTAACTTGTTAGCGACAACTGACGGTCAACTCGCTTATCTAGACTTCGGCATGATGAGCGATGTAAAGCCTTATCAGCGGTATGGCTTAATTGAAGCCGTGGTTCACATGGTCAACCGGGACTTTGAAGGCTTAGCCCGCGACTACGTGAATCTAGAGTTTTTAACCCCAGACACTGACCTAACCCCGATCATCCCAGCTCTTTCCAAGGTTTTCAGCAACGCGCTGGGAGCCAGTGTCGCGGAGATGAACTTTAAGAGCATCACCGATGATATGTCGGCGTTGATGTATGAGTATCCCTTCCGCGTTCCAGCCTACTACGCGCTGATTATCCGCTCTCTAGTGACGTTAGAGGGGATTGCGATTAATGTCGATCCCAATTTTAAAGTTCTCAGTAAGGCGTATCCCTACGTTGCCAAGCGGCTCTTAACCGACCCTTCGCCGGAATTGCGGGCATCCCTGCGCGACCTCCTGTTTAAAGACGGCAGCTTCCGCTGGAATCGTCTGGAAAACCTGTTAAAAAATGCCCGT contains the following coding sequences:
- a CDS encoding AarF/ABC1/UbiB kinase family protein, with product MNVKRVSPMSHRTDASDRIPTPTIDAMNKAAQIASAAPGEPVMVEYELTPTAEQYPAVVAAKTAYIQAEELRYNPAAITEYYRRHPFQVWGRLFNILAPLLRFGLGLWWDKQTGRVPKNERKRAIQLRKIITRLGPAYIKVGQALSTRPDLVPTTYLDELSHLQDQLPPFPNELAYRFIEEELGDRPEQIYAELSPTPVAAASLGQVYKGKLKTGETVAVKVQRPGLRENIALDIYILRTLAGWAQRNLKQVRSDLVSIMDEFGTRIYEEMDYTQEGHNAERFASLYGHLPDIYIPKIYWQYTQRRVLTMEWINGTKLTQPEALRAQGIDAVHLIEVGVQCSLRQLLEHGFFHADPHPGNLLATTDGQLAYLDFGMMSDVKPYQRYGLIEAVVHMVNRDFEGLARDYVNLEFLTPDTDLTPIIPALSKVFSNALGASVAEMNFKSITDDMSALMYEYPFRVPAYYALIIRSLVTLEGIAINVDPNFKVLSKAYPYVAKRLLTDPSPELRASLRDLLFKDGSFRWNRLENLLKNARFSDDYDLTQVLNQTLDFLFSERGAFIREHLTDEIVKGIDTLGRRTFQNVTYSLRERVGMTVNEAPPSVETSASLDHIKRIWDILQETNGFDPMQLLPVIPQFLMKPETQRMGQKIAGGLVQRVAARLIRDVLLQDAPPKASQNGHKPRTYPPTSPTSPRLALPPAAVR
- the recN gene encoding DNA repair protein RecN, which codes for MLLSLRIENFALIDHLELEFGSGLNVLTGETGAGKSIILDAIDAALGGKVSKWSIRTGSDRALVEATFKVDRVVTEWLSEQEIELLDDTAVVCCREIACLQGSLRSRSRVNGVLVNRQLMDRLRDRLVEITAQGQTVQLVAPALQRELLDVYGGDPVLQQRSVVQAANLECQQARDRLDKRRQSEQQRLQRLDLLQYQAQELTAANLSEPDEPEQLEQERQRLSHVVELQQLSYQVYQALYQNDAGESAGADLLGQAEATLTDMVTYDATLQPVLDMVSTALAQVVEAGQQINAYGASLEADPQRLGEVEERIRTLKQICRKYGPTLEEAIAYSQSIQAELALLTDSGHSLEELEKIYFQCHETLTSQADQLTALRRVAANELENRLVEELKPLAMEKVQFQVKITPCPPTATGADAIAFYFSPNPGEPLQPLSATASGGEMSRFLLALKACFSQLEAAGTLIFDEIDVGVSGRVAQAIAEKLHQLSQGHQVLCVTHQPLVAAMADRHFRVDKHVVEGSQKPDSARKAGKKGEVSTTDAEAIHPTLPLERAIQGLREEDPTSYILQASERTVVRVSVLDNHQTRRQELATLAGGHSAKDAIAFAESLLAQAAVKHNGRKTNDNK